A region from the Halobacillus mangrovi genome encodes:
- a CDS encoding sodium:solute symporter, with protein sequence MSSFTLIDYAIFVVYILGTALVGAAFGKKQKSTKDYFLGGRSIPWWAIGLSVMATQASAITFIGAPGWGYDGGLTRMTTFINVPLAMAFLIATIVPFFYKTEVYTAYEYLERRFDVKTRILTAALFLIARGLATGVVLYAPALVLSVVTGMDVSVTIILMAVIAVSYTVLGGISAVIWTDVIQMVVLWVGAGLSVFVIFQDVPGGWGEVMTTASQTGMLESLDFSFDLSVEYSIWAGVIGGFFLHAAYFGTDQSQIQRVLTSKSIRESKLSLVLSGVLMIPQMLLFLLIGVLLYIYYQYAGDPNIENLNELFPRFVVNELPVGISGLIMAGVFAAAMSSLDSALNSLSAVSVRDFYSKFFKKNASEEHYLKASRYATVFWGIYATIFAFFAGNLGPVIEAVNKVGSYFYGALLGVFILAIFTKRVNGTGAFIGVIAGMISVWAVTAFGEISWLWNNLVGAVVAVVVGYLVSKLFKAPSAEKVDGLTIDRNSSDVQKNLASRAEAASSVESVKEEKSTKKWPLYLVIYFFVVIAFLLYLQNL encoded by the coding sequence ATGAGCAGTTTTACTTTAATTGATTACGCTATCTTTGTTGTTTATATTCTTGGTACCGCTTTAGTTGGTGCAGCTTTTGGTAAAAAACAAAAATCAACGAAGGATTATTTCCTTGGAGGCCGGAGTATCCCATGGTGGGCGATCGGTTTATCCGTAATGGCGACACAAGCCAGTGCGATCACATTTATTGGTGCACCTGGATGGGGTTACGATGGTGGTCTGACGCGAATGACTACGTTCATTAACGTGCCGCTGGCGATGGCCTTCTTAATTGCAACAATCGTTCCTTTTTTCTATAAAACCGAAGTGTATACGGCTTATGAATACTTAGAGCGTCGTTTTGACGTGAAAACGAGAATATTAACTGCTGCGCTATTCCTTATTGCGCGTGGACTTGCAACGGGGGTTGTACTCTATGCTCCGGCACTTGTTTTATCAGTTGTAACGGGTATGGACGTAAGCGTCACCATTATTTTAATGGCCGTGATTGCTGTTTCTTACACCGTACTTGGAGGAATCAGTGCGGTTATTTGGACAGACGTCATTCAAATGGTTGTGCTATGGGTCGGAGCTGGACTGAGTGTCTTCGTCATCTTCCAAGATGTCCCTGGAGGCTGGGGCGAAGTGATGACGACTGCATCTCAGACTGGAATGCTTGAATCACTGGACTTTTCCTTTGACTTATCTGTCGAGTACAGCATTTGGGCTGGTGTCATCGGAGGTTTCTTCCTGCATGCTGCTTATTTTGGTACCGATCAGAGCCAAATCCAAAGGGTGCTTACGAGTAAATCGATCCGTGAGAGTAAGCTATCTCTAGTATTGAGCGGGGTCTTGATGATTCCTCAAATGCTTCTTTTCTTACTGATTGGTGTGCTTCTTTATATTTATTACCAATATGCAGGCGATCCAAATATCGAAAACTTGAACGAGCTGTTCCCACGTTTTGTTGTCAATGAACTGCCTGTAGGGATTTCCGGATTGATCATGGCAGGTGTTTTTGCCGCTGCAATGTCCAGTCTGGACTCTGCGTTGAATTCTTTGTCTGCCGTGTCTGTGCGAGACTTTTACAGCAAGTTCTTTAAGAAAAATGCATCCGAAGAACACTACTTGAAAGCTTCCCGTTATGCAACCGTATTCTGGGGAATCTATGCAACGATTTTTGCATTCTTTGCTGGTAACCTAGGACCTGTCATTGAAGCGGTAAACAAAGTCGGTTCTTATTTCTACGGAGCCCTTCTTGGTGTGTTTATCCTGGCGATCTTTACAAAGCGAGTAAATGGCACAGGTGCTTTTATTGGGGTTATTGCAGGTATGATCTCTGTTTGGGCAGTAACGGCTTTTGGAGAGATTTCCTGGTTATGGAATAACCTTGTCGGGGCAGTTGTCGCTGTTGTTGTCGGATATCTGGTAAGTAAGCTGTTCAAAGCACCATCTGCAGAAAAAGTGGATGGACTTACAATTGATCGTAACAGCAGTGATGTTCAGAAGAACCTTGCTTCTCGTGCTGAAGCGGCAAGTTCTGTAGAAAGTGTGAAAGAGGAGAAGAGTACAAAAAAATGGCCACTTTACTTGGTTATCTACTTCTTCGTAGTTATTGCTTTCCTGCTTTACTTACAAAACCTGTAG
- a CDS encoding glycerate kinase, with translation MMRIIVAPDSYKGSMSSAEACAAIESGVKDYDPSYHIESIPIADGGEGTVEALVTILEGEIILEKVFDPLGREVTAEYGWINETKTAIVETAAASGLPRLKEEELKPSAASTYGTGQLIQAALERGAKRIILGLGGSATVDAGTGCFQALGVKFLNDEGKELEMNGKALQHVTKIETDTISELSNQVEWIIASDVTNPLLGPEGAISVFGPQKGVSAAHLTEFESGMERYASVVEQHTEKVVRNYEGSGAAGGFGFTLFSLLENLKVESGFELIAKQGELEKLISDADLVITGEGKIDTQTLYGKGPIGIARLARKARVPCIAFTGKSEGDMRRAKDEGLLSVLPIVDEPMTLKEAMESGPELLRKASRRCMEIYHLKQGKGEIHK, from the coding sequence ATGATGAGAATCATTGTTGCGCCTGATTCATACAAAGGCTCAATGAGCAGTGCGGAAGCATGTGCAGCTATTGAATCTGGGGTGAAAGATTACGATCCGTCCTATCATATTGAATCTATACCGATTGCTGACGGCGGAGAAGGAACGGTAGAAGCGCTCGTCACAATTTTAGAGGGCGAAATTATATTAGAAAAAGTTTTTGATCCATTAGGAAGAGAAGTGACTGCTGAATACGGCTGGATCAATGAGACAAAAACGGCGATCGTTGAGACAGCAGCGGCATCGGGGCTGCCAAGACTAAAGGAGGAGGAGTTGAAGCCATCAGCTGCTTCGACTTATGGTACGGGCCAGCTTATTCAAGCAGCACTCGAACGAGGGGCAAAGAGAATCATCCTTGGTTTAGGAGGAAGTGCCACGGTCGATGCCGGTACCGGGTGCTTTCAGGCGCTCGGCGTGAAATTTTTAAATGATGAAGGAAAAGAATTGGAGATGAACGGTAAAGCTCTACAACATGTGACTAAAATTGAAACCGATACCATATCTGAACTTTCGAATCAGGTCGAGTGGATAATAGCCTCTGACGTGACGAATCCGCTGTTAGGACCCGAAGGTGCGATTTCCGTTTTTGGTCCGCAAAAGGGAGTGTCAGCGGCACACTTGACTGAATTTGAATCAGGTATGGAGCGATACGCCTCTGTAGTAGAACAGCACACTGAGAAAGTGGTGAGAAATTACGAAGGCAGTGGAGCCGCTGGAGGCTTCGGTTTCACCTTGTTCAGCCTTTTGGAAAATCTTAAAGTCGAGAGCGGTTTTGAATTGATCGCAAAACAAGGAGAGCTAGAAAAGCTTATCAGTGATGCAGATCTCGTCATCACGGGTGAGGGAAAGATAGATACTCAGACCTTATACGGGAAAGGCCCTATCGGAATCGCACGATTAGCACGCAAGGCGCGTGTTCCTTGTATCGCTTTTACAGGAAAATCGGAAGGCGATATGAGGAGGGCTAAGGACGAGGGACTTTTATCTGTCCTTCCCATCGTAGATGAGCCGATGACACTGAAGGAAGCTATGGAATCCGGTCCTGAACTGTTGAGAAAAGCAAGCAGACGTTGTATGGAGATCTATCATTTGAAACAAGGGAAAGGAGAGATTCATAAATGA